One genomic window of Daphnia pulex isolate KAP4 chromosome 12, ASM2113471v1 includes the following:
- the LOC124208614 gene encoding mannosyl-oligosaccharide alpha-1,2-mannosidase IA-like isoform X2 yields MMKHAWDGYVKYAWGYHELRPISRHGHSSSLFGDFSNTGVTIVDSLDTLYIMGLMDEFQRARDWIEHNLDFKKLTWGEVSVFEINIRFVGGLLSCFALTGDRMFREKALLIAERLLPAFDTPTGIPLGIVNMENGVSRNPSWASEGSSILSELGTLSLEFNYLSDVTGKDVFRQKIQKLTGTIKRLDRHADGGLYPNFINPWTGDWGDRHVSMGAFGDSFYEYLLKSWLLSGRQDDEARLMYIDAVEAALAKLIQVSREGFTYFADSNSGRLEHKMQHLACFSGGMLGLGGFYLGEPFKRRHMAMGKAITRTCRESYNRSTSQLGPETFRFNEQLEAEGLEPEAAYLLRPEVVESYFIMWRLTHDPIYREWGWDVVLALERHCRVEGAGYSGLKNVNEEKPVKDDVQQSFFLAETLKYLYLLFSDDDVLPLDQWVFNTEAHPLPVSLPIKDISTPNPKFVFRDQK; encoded by the exons ATGATGAAACACGCGTGGGACGGCTACGTGAAATATGCGTGGGGCTATCACGAACTCCGCCCAATCAGTCGTCACGGGCACAGCTCCTCGCTTTTCGGCGATTTCAGCAACACGGGCGTCACCATTGTCGACAGCCTCGATACCCTCTACATCATGGGACTGATGGACGAGTTCCAGCGAGCCAGAGACTGGATCGAACACAATTTGGATTTCAAGAAACTGACG TGGGGCGAGGTATCGGTCTTCGAGATCAACATACGTTTCGTCGGGGGTCTTTTGTCTTGTTTCGCCTTGACAGGCGATCGCATGTTCAGAGAAAAGGCCTTGCTGATAGCTGAGAGGCTCTTGCCAGCCTTTGACACTCCGACGGGAATTCCGTTAGGGATAGTCAATATGGAGAATGGG GTAAGCCGGAATCCGTCGTGGGCCAGCGAAGGTTCTAGCATCTTGTCAGAATTGGGCACATTGAGCTTAGAGTTCAATTACCTGTCGGACGTTACGGGAAAGGACGTTTTCCGGCAGAAGATTCAAAAGCTCACGGGAACGATTAAAAGGTTGGATCGACATGCCGATGGAGGTCTCTATCCAAATTTCATCAATCCTTGGACCGGGGATTGGGGCGATCGCCATGTGTCCATGGGGGCGTTTGGCGATTCTTTCTACGAATATTTGCTCAAGTCTTGGCTACTTAGCGGGCGACAGGACGATGAAGCCCGTTTAATGTACATCGACGCTGTAGAAGCCGCATTGGCCAAGTTAATCCAAGTGTCGAGAGAAGGATTTACTTATTTTGCCGATAGCAACTCGGGCAGACTGGAACACAAAATGCAACACCTTGCGTGTTTCTCCG GAGGAATGTTGGGTCTTGGAGGATTTTACCTTGGCGAACCCTTCAAGAGACGTCACATGGCCATGGGAAAAGCTATTACGCGGACGTGCCGTGAATCTTACAATCGGAGCACCAGCCAACTTGGACCGGAGACGTTTCGATTTAACGAACAGCTGGAAGCCGAAGGTTTAGAACCGGAGGCTGCGTATCTGTTGCGTCCGGAAGTTGTGGAATCCTACTTTATTATGTGGAGATTGACGCATGACCCAATATACCGCGAATGGGGCTGGGACGTCGTGCTGGCACTGGAGAGACATTGCCGAGTCGAAGGTGCGGGATACAGCGGATTGAAGAATGTCAACGAAGAAAAGCCCGTCAAAGATGACGTGCAGCAGAGCTTCTTCTTAGCTGAAACACTCAAG TATCTCTACTTATTGTTCAGCGATGACGACGTCCTTCCATTGGACCAGTGGGTATTCAATACGGAGGCCCACCCTCTTCCTGTGTCGTTGCCCATCAAAGATATTTCAACTCCGAATCCCAAATTCGTATTTAGAGACCAAAAATGA
- the LOC124208616 gene encoding THO complex subunit 3-like, which produces MAVAELEELKNHFKTHTRTREVSAHSAKVHTVDWNCDGRRLASGSFDKTVCIFTMESDRLVKEQTFVGHNDSVDQLCWHETNPDLLSTASGDKTMRVWDARVKKSVATVNTKGENINITWSPDGNSIAVGNKEDLVTFIDARNFKIKIEHPFKFEVNEIEWNKASNLFFLTSGQGCIHILDYPELTTVHVTQAHPANCICIEFDPTGRYFATGSADALVSLWDADEIACLRTFSKLDWPVRTLSFSHDGSMLASGSEDLLIDVSHVGTGERVISIPVDTPTFTVAWHPRSHLLAYACDDKDDGNRDAGTVKLFGLSNE; this is translated from the exons ATGGCAGTCGCCGAATTGGAAGAgctgaaaaatcattttaaaacgcACACTCGAACGAGGGAAGTCTCTGCACATTCGGCCAAGGTTCACACGGTTGATTGGAATTGCGATGGAAGACGGTTAGCGTCGGGTTCCTTTGACAAGACGGTGTGCATTTTTACTATGGAAAGCGACAGACTG GTTAAGGAGCAAACGTTTGTGGGACACAATGACAGTGTCGATCAGCTATGTTGGCACGAAACCAATCCTGATTTGCTCAGCACCGCCAGTGGAGACAAAACCATGAGAGTTTGGGATGCAAGAGTTAAAAAGAGTGTCGCCACAGTAAACACCAAGG GAGAAAATATCAACATCACGTGGTCACCTGATGGAAATTCCATTGCAGTGGGAAATAAGGAAGACCTTGTTACTTTTATTGATGCCAGGAATTTTAAGATTAAAATAGAACATCCGTTCAAGTTTGAAGTCAACGAAATAGAATGGAACAAGGCTagcaatcttttctttttgactagTGGGCAAGGCTGCATCCACATATTAGA TTACCCAGAGCTTACGACCGTTCACGTCACACAGGCTCACCCCGCCAACTGCATTTGCATCGAATTCGACCCCACTGGACGGTACTTTGCCACTGGGTCGGCCGACGCCCTAGTCTCTCTGTGGGATGCCGATGAAATTGCTTGTTTGCGCACTTTCTCCAA GTTGGATTGGCCAGTTCGGACATTGAGTTTCAGTCACGATGGGTCCATGTTGGCGTCCGGGTCAGAGGACTTGCTGATCGACGTCAGCCACGTAGGTACAGGCGAGCGCGTTATCAGCATTCCAGTTGACACGCCAACCTTCACAGTCGCCTGGCATCCACGCTCTCACCTGCTGGCCTACGCCTGTGACGATAAAGACGACGGAAACAGAGACGCCGGAACTGTGAAGCTCTTTGGTCTCTCTAACGAGTGA
- the LOC124208614 gene encoding mannosyl-oligosaccharide 1,2-alpha-mannosidase IA-like isoform X1, giving the protein MDWFRCVQSLLKIAALILFGYAITAVSSEDSTSNSEFPSRNSDVSFVDKRTNYSRPPGDNPSSRKSFARSANLDSRIRPRRNATTSSGARGKVIPAVIPVEDAGAIIHQRRDTVRQMMKHAWDGYVKYAWGYHELRPISRHGHSSSLFGDFSNTGVTIVDSLDTLYIMGLMDEFQRARDWIEHNLDFKKLTWGEVSVFEINIRFVGGLLSCFALTGDRMFREKALLIAERLLPAFDTPTGIPLGIVNMENGVSRNPSWASEGSSILSELGTLSLEFNYLSDVTGKDVFRQKIQKLTGTIKRLDRHADGGLYPNFINPWTGDWGDRHVSMGAFGDSFYEYLLKSWLLSGRQDDEARLMYIDAVEAALAKLIQVSREGFTYFADSNSGRLEHKMQHLACFSGGMLGLGGFYLGEPFKRRHMAMGKAITRTCRESYNRSTSQLGPETFRFNEQLEAEGLEPEAAYLLRPEVVESYFIMWRLTHDPIYREWGWDVVLALERHCRVEGAGYSGLKNVNEEKPVKDDVQQSFFLAETLKYLYLLFSDDDVLPLDQWVFNTEAHPLPVSLPIKDISTPNPKFVFRDQK; this is encoded by the exons ATGGATTGGTT tcgATGTGTACAATCTTTGCTCAAGATCGCTGCCCTTATCCTGTTTGGTTACGCAATCACCGCTGTTTCATCCGAGGATTCCACGTCGAATTCTGAGTTTCCCAGTCGAAATAGCGACGTCAGTTTCGTGGATAAGAGGACCAATTACAGCCGGCCGCCAGGAGACAATCCGTCGTCTAGGAAATCCTTTGCTCG ATCAGCCAATCTTGACTCAAGAATCCGACCCAGAAGGAATGCAACAACGTCATCCGGAGCAAGGGGAAAAGTCATCCCAGCGGTGATACCGGTCGAAGATGCCGGCGCGATAATCCATCAAAGAAGAGATACGGTTCGACAG ATGATGAAACACGCGTGGGACGGCTACGTGAAATATGCGTGGGGCTATCACGAACTCCGCCCAATCAGTCGTCACGGGCACAGCTCCTCGCTTTTCGGCGATTTCAGCAACACGGGCGTCACCATTGTCGACAGCCTCGATACCCTCTACATCATGGGACTGATGGACGAGTTCCAGCGAGCCAGAGACTGGATCGAACACAATTTGGATTTCAAGAAACTGACG TGGGGCGAGGTATCGGTCTTCGAGATCAACATACGTTTCGTCGGGGGTCTTTTGTCTTGTTTCGCCTTGACAGGCGATCGCATGTTCAGAGAAAAGGCCTTGCTGATAGCTGAGAGGCTCTTGCCAGCCTTTGACACTCCGACGGGAATTCCGTTAGGGATAGTCAATATGGAGAATGGG GTAAGCCGGAATCCGTCGTGGGCCAGCGAAGGTTCTAGCATCTTGTCAGAATTGGGCACATTGAGCTTAGAGTTCAATTACCTGTCGGACGTTACGGGAAAGGACGTTTTCCGGCAGAAGATTCAAAAGCTCACGGGAACGATTAAAAGGTTGGATCGACATGCCGATGGAGGTCTCTATCCAAATTTCATCAATCCTTGGACCGGGGATTGGGGCGATCGCCATGTGTCCATGGGGGCGTTTGGCGATTCTTTCTACGAATATTTGCTCAAGTCTTGGCTACTTAGCGGGCGACAGGACGATGAAGCCCGTTTAATGTACATCGACGCTGTAGAAGCCGCATTGGCCAAGTTAATCCAAGTGTCGAGAGAAGGATTTACTTATTTTGCCGATAGCAACTCGGGCAGACTGGAACACAAAATGCAACACCTTGCGTGTTTCTCCG GAGGAATGTTGGGTCTTGGAGGATTTTACCTTGGCGAACCCTTCAAGAGACGTCACATGGCCATGGGAAAAGCTATTACGCGGACGTGCCGTGAATCTTACAATCGGAGCACCAGCCAACTTGGACCGGAGACGTTTCGATTTAACGAACAGCTGGAAGCCGAAGGTTTAGAACCGGAGGCTGCGTATCTGTTGCGTCCGGAAGTTGTGGAATCCTACTTTATTATGTGGAGATTGACGCATGACCCAATATACCGCGAATGGGGCTGGGACGTCGTGCTGGCACTGGAGAGACATTGCCGAGTCGAAGGTGCGGGATACAGCGGATTGAAGAATGTCAACGAAGAAAAGCCCGTCAAAGATGACGTGCAGCAGAGCTTCTTCTTAGCTGAAACACTCAAG TATCTCTACTTATTGTTCAGCGATGACGACGTCCTTCCATTGGACCAGTGGGTATTCAATACGGAGGCCCACCCTCTTCCTGTGTCGTTGCCCATCAAAGATATTTCAACTCCGAATCCCAAATTCGTATTTAGAGACCAAAAATGA